From the Anaeromyxobacter dehalogenans 2CP-1 genome, the window CCTGGTGATCGGCTCCGGCTTCGGCGGCTCGGTGTCCGCGCTGCGGCTGGCCGAGAAGGGCTGGCGCGTCGGCGTGCTCGAGATGGGCAAGCGCTGGCGGCCGGAGGACTTCCCGCGCACCAACTGGAACCTGCGCAAGTTCCTGTGGATACCGAGGCTGCGGCTGTTCGGGATCCAGCAGATCACGCTGCTGAAGGACGTCCTGGTGCTGCACGGCGCTGGCGTGGGCGGCGGCAGCCTGGTCTACGCGAACACGCTGCTCTCCCCGCCGGACCGCGCCTTCGAGGATCCGCGCTGGCCGGGCGGCGGCTGGAAGGCGCGCCTCGCGCCGCACTACGCGATGGCGAGGTTCATGCTCGGCGCGGTCCTGGCGCCGGAAGTGTTCCCGGGCGACGAGGCGCTGCGCCAGGCGGTGGAGGAGGAGACCGGGCGCGGCGACACCTTCGCGCGCCACACCGTCGCGGTGCACTTCGGCGACCCGAAGCGCGCCGCACCGGACCCGTACTTCGGCGGCGAGGGGCCGGCGCGGATCGGCTGCTCGCTGTGCGGCGAGTGCATGACGGGCTGCCGCCACGGCGCGAAGAACACGCTCGACCGGAACTACCTCTACCTGGCCGAGCGGCGCGGCGCCGAGATCCTGCCGGAGACGCGGGTCACCGACCTCCGCCCGCTCGTGGGCGGAGGCTGGGAGGTCCACACGCGGTCGTCCACGCACGTGGTCCGGCGCCAGCGGCGCGTGCTCCGCGCGCGCGGCGTGGTGCTGGCCGCGGGCGCGATCGGCACGGTGCGCCTGCTGCTCCGCTGCAGGGCGGGCGGGAGCCTGCCGGCGCTCTCCGATCAGCTCGGCAACCACGTGCGCACCAACAGCGAGGCGCTGCTCGCCGTCACCGCGCGCCGCGACGACGTGGACTACAGCCACGGGCTCGCCATCACCTCGGGGCTGCAGGCGGACGACGACACGCACATGGAGGTCGTCCGCTACGGCGCGGGCCACGACTTCATGTCGCTCCTCGCCACCCACCTCACCGGCGGCGGCCCGCCCTGGCCGCGCCCGCTGCGCTGGCTCGGGAACCTGTTCCGGCACCCGGTGGACTTCTTCCGCGCGCACTGGCCGTTCGGCTGGGCGCGCCGCACCGCGGTGCTGCTCGTGATGCAGCCGCTCGCGAGCCACCTGCGGCTGCGGCTCGCGCGCCGGCCGTGGGGGCGATCCCTCACCAGCGCGCTCGACGGCCCGCGGCCGCCGAGCTACATGCCGCTCGCGAACGCGGTGGCGCGCAGGATGGCGGCGCGCATGGACGGGGTGGCGCAGAGCGGGCTCCACGAGGTGTTCCTGGGCGCCTCGAGCACCGCGCACATCCTGGGCGGCGCGACCATGGGCGCCTCGCCGGCCGAGGGCGTGTGCGACGCGCAGGGACGCGTGTTCGGCTACCAGGACCTCTACGTCGCCGACGGCAGCCTGGTGCCCGCGAACCTGGGCGTGAACCCGTCGCTCACCATCACCGCGCTGGCCGAGCACGTCATGAGCCGGATCCCCGCCAGCCCCGCCGGCGCGCAGCGGCCGGCCCCGCGTCCGCCGGGTGGCGCCGCGTGACCGGGCGCCGCGCGCCTTCCCGTCTGAGCCCGAATTGGGGCTTGAGTCCGCTGGGCGCGGGCGCGCACGCTTCCAGAGGGTTCACGCCACGCCGCAGCTCACTTGCGAGGAGGTTCGATGGCCACGAAGGCTGAGCGGTTCCGCTACGAGACCGAGCGTTCCGGCCCGAAGAAGGCGAAGCAGCCGCGGCCGGCGCGGCGCGACACCCCCGTGGACACCGCGCTGCCCGGGGTGAGCGCCACGAGCCGCAAGAGCGCGCGCCACGAGTCGGTCCGCGCCGGGAAGAAGGCGCAGTACGCGCTGGAGGACTCGGCCGGG encodes:
- a CDS encoding GMC oxidoreductase, yielding MPGPQPDAPFDYDYLVIGSGFGGSVSALRLAEKGWRVGVLEMGKRWRPEDFPRTNWNLRKFLWIPRLRLFGIQQITLLKDVLVLHGAGVGGGSLVYANTLLSPPDRAFEDPRWPGGGWKARLAPHYAMARFMLGAVLAPEVFPGDEALRQAVEEETGRGDTFARHTVAVHFGDPKRAAPDPYFGGEGPARIGCSLCGECMTGCRHGAKNTLDRNYLYLAERRGAEILPETRVTDLRPLVGGGWEVHTRSSTHVVRRQRRVLRARGVVLAAGAIGTVRLLLRCRAGGSLPALSDQLGNHVRTNSEALLAVTARRDDVDYSHGLAITSGLQADDDTHMEVVRYGAGHDFMSLLATHLTGGGPPWPRPLRWLGNLFRHPVDFFRAHWPFGWARRTAVLLVMQPLASHLRLRLARRPWGRSLTSALDGPRPPSYMPLANAVARRMAARMDGVAQSGLHEVFLGASSTAHILGGATMGASPAEGVCDAQGRVFGYQDLYVADGSLVPANLGVNPSLTITALAEHVMSRIPASPAGAQRPAPRPPGGAA